Sequence from the Ziziphus jujuba cultivar Dongzao chromosome 9, ASM3175591v1 genome:
TATTCTTCAACCACCGTGATTCTGAAAAAGTTATATATGAACACTATCATAGATTTTCCGtacttaaaacttaaaaaaaaaaaaaaagaaaaaagaagaagaaaaagaaaaaagcaacacAAAAAGTTTAATTCAAAGGAAGAAAAGAACTTACCTAAGGCCAACTCCTGATCCTCACTAGTTGTGTCTAACATCTCAGCATCACCCACTGAGTGACTAGAACCAGAGATATTCATTGACATTTGAAGAGCCTGCTTGAGCAAAGCATTTGCATCACCCTATCACAGTATCACGATGTCAAGTGTCAAAGTCAATTCTAATTACAATGATCTTTCAATTTGGATTTTTGAATATGACAAAAAGCAAACTAATAAAACACTCCAAAAACTGTGAAAGGTTAAACACATAGACACAAATCAAGTTGAAAGTTCAACTCACATCATTTGTAATTTTCTTATTCTCTTCAGGAGCTGAAACATTAGCATCACTCATAGTTGCATCTTCTGCTTTGGATGATGGCTCCTCTCCTTTTTCTTGTCTAGAAGCATCCTCAGCGGCCCTTTTGGCAGCAGCTTCCTGCCTCGCTCTTTCCTCTTCCATAGAAACTCTGAGGGCAAGAGCCAGCTCTGGATCCAGGTTGGGATCCACTCCAAAATCAAATCCAGAAGCACCACCAACCGCAGCAGCAGCTGCTGCTGCTGCAAAGCCACTTCCTCCATCCCCATCCCCGGTAAACACAGGTGTACTGccattgaaattgaaaattttgaaataattacaGAGACAAAACTAAAAGGTTTTCATCTAAACAAGGTATAAGAAACAATTGTACCTTATCAACACATCAGAGAGAGCACTTTGACCTGCAGGAACATGAACTATATGACTGCTGTCATTATTATTAACAGCACCAAGAAGCGCCTCCAATTTGTCTGACTTcccatcatcatcttcaccaAAATCAACAATATCAAGAGCAACACTGTTCTTCTTTAGTTTCTTTCCAATCATCTCCAACATTTTCTTGTCATAATTGACAGGACTTAAGACAGAAAGAAGAACCGAGTTAGATGTCAGCAAAAAGGaatcaaaatgatttaaaaaaataaaaataaaaaatctacctTCCAGCAAAAACTATAATCCTTTGTTGCTGATTTTTGTTCTGGCGATGCTTAAGAGCTAATTGAGCTACCTGGATCCCAGCAGCTATGTTCATCTCACCACCCATCTCAAGACCTTACATAGAATGGTATTAAAGAGATAGATAAAAAAATGGAGAATGTTAGTACAGATAAAAAAATGCTTGCTGAAATTAACCACTCTAAAGGCTCCGTTTGGTTAATGGTAAAGTATGTGGAATTTGAAAAATCCTGTGAAATTGTTATTTCTAAGTGTATACCCAGTCTAAGGGTCCAATATGCAAACCCAAATACGCACTGAAGCCAAATGTTGATACCTCCTTACACCCAATCTCGCTCAAGAtggtcatattttatttcaaaattaatctaTTTCAAATTCTTTTCACAATCCCTATGAATTTCAACTTCCATTGGCTATAGAAGAGGATAAACAGCATTTGGGTATaaccaaaattgtataaaaacattcacaaaataagcaaataaatataaattgggATTACCATGCATGCAAGCCAAAATCTTGCCGAGATCAGGAGTGGGAGTGGCTAATACGCGAACCCCTTTGCCTGCCATTGTCAAAATTCCGACTGTGTTCTCCGGGTTTGACTATCAATTTTCAAAtgacattatataaatttatgaaccaaaaaagaaaaaataaccccaaaaaaaaaaaaattcataaaaaaaaaataataataattaaaaggatGAAAAAAAACGAAATAGAAAACCTGGGTTTTGGCACCGCAGATGAGATTAACAGCGTCAGCCTGAGCTTGAAATCGAGAAGGTGAATAATCGCCGTTCCGCATCCATTCGGAATTGTCGATACAGATCATAGTCGCCTGattaacaaaccaaaaaaaagaaaaaaagaaaaaccctaaTTATATTGGAAACTCTACgtttaaatatgaataagaaAAGTTGCAATTTCTAAGATCAAAAATAACTAAGAAGAAGGAAGAGAGGGGATAGGGTTGTAACCTCGAGAACCATGGTTGGTTGCAGAGTAGAGATTCGAAGTGCAGTTGAACAAGTAAAAGGGACTGCTTTTGCTCTTCGTGCTCCTTGGAAATTTGAACTTTAATTCttattattagttttcttttccagcaagaaaaaaagagaaaaataaaaaaaattcgctcggtaatttattttatacacctaaatgatttattttattttattttaaatgataacgttaagcaattttattttattttttcattggcATTAATCAATTAGAAtcgatttttaatttctttttgacaATGCATCAACTCTTTATTTTCCACCTTcagttataatatttataatacgcCCCTATTACAATAAATGTATatgtttaaaagaaaagaaactcaAAAGTCGACAgttttccataaataaatatatatatatatatatatatattgtttttatattgatacaatacaaataaaatacaacataaataaataaaagtggtTTCTTGTCAAGTAAAATATACTTAAACTATAATATCgagaatatatatttacaaattatgAATTCGAAATATTGAGTTCAAGAGAAATGTTATAAATGtaaaattgtattattattaaaggcaaaaaaaataaaataaaaatgattctaGAGGATAGTATCCAAATATTGTACTCAAGTTCATCATCTTATAACTCTTCACAATATTAGAAAAACATGAAGCTTATTTGATCAAAGTTTATTTGAAAACATCTTAAACACTCCTGCTAATCAATATTTTTtgcaagtgaaaattttatttaaactttctCAATTTTGTGTgttttgaaaaatcatattcaaaatttatccgtcaatttttttaataaatttttaaattaaaaattataaatgtacTCATGACATAATTGAAaaaatctaaatgaaatttactCTTTTGTAAAATCTAAGAGAAGAATTAAGATGGTTTATTATGTAATTAATTCATGGACTATCATATCAAATGAGTTCTCCTTTTAAGGTCTGTCCTTTTGTATGGATCTGCATAATAtctatctgttttttttttttttttttgggctatgcCCCCTGGCATCCCCTTCCCCCCCAAGACTCGAACCCAGCTTCCACTGGCCAAGGCTGTGGTGTGCAGCCAAAAGCGTAAGAAACAGTCTACCACTCTTGTCAAAGGAAAACTAAGTGGATCATAAATATGACAGTTTAGATTTGCCAAGGATTGAGAAGTCTCGAGGGCAAGGCACCCTTCTCCACTTTCAGTATCTCAACTTGTTGGACAACCTATTCTTTGACTTCCCCCAACTGTTAAAAGTGTCTAGCTGAAATTtcatacccaaaaataaaaatttgctgCTCAACCTGCCCCCAAAAATTAGCATCATTTTATTGCAAAAACCTCAAATTGTACAAAATGCAACTTCTCAAAAGTTTATGCACAATCTAACAACAGGCAATCCTAAATTCGTTCGTACAGACAACAAATCAGTGGTCAATAACTAACACAACAATTTAATCAAAGCATCATTTATACACCCAGAGTTCTGGTAACAACATTTGATCTATGGTTCCTGCTAATAGGTAGGTGAACATAAACTTCATGGACTTCCTGTTTACACACCTCCCCTCTGTCCCTGTCTATGGCATAGCACACATAGACGGTGTCAATCACATTATCCATCATGTGAACAAAAAATGCCAGAACCAAGATCAGCAGTGCCCAGGCCAGTAAGGCCACAAAGTATGATTCAAGCCCAAGATCACTTACGGCATTAAGAACAGCACAGACCTGCTTATACACATTACAATCAGTAAACATTAGCAAAAGTGGAGAGGAAAGGGTGAAGAAACCTTAATAAGATTtagaaaagcaagaaaaaacgaaaaataaaGATGCTAATTGCTAAAATTTTTGTATATCTCTAATAATCACCCTTCctccccctctttctctctgaTGGGACACCAGAAGGGGTAGAtgctaattaataaaattatcatcATCTAGTGCAACCGCATCTGTTTGGGGTATCTGAATATCTGATGTGCAAAATATGAATAGTTTCTAACATACCAAATGACAAAAAGGCCATCTAAAACAGTAATTAGCAGAGAGAAAAGTGAATAGAGATTTGAAACACCAACATACCGCAATTGCATATATTGCTGAGACTACGAAAACAATTCCACCCAATAGGCGAGTTGAAATGGTTTCCACAAACACAGCAGAGAGAAGATTACGTTTTAAAAGCTCATAAGTCATCCTTGCAGATGAGCAGTAAGCTTCACCAGTTATTGCAGCAAAGTTAATTGTAAACTTGTTAAGAAAATCTATGGCCGACAGTAAGACATTGACACAGCACCGTAATACAAGGTTCACAATCCCAGGAACCTCTTCTTGTCTTGCAGTATCAACAACAGCACGCACCATTCGAACAACACAAATAAGTAAGCCAGATAGGCAAACTGTGCCAGAAGAAGGGCCAAAAGCATTTCTGCAAAATGTTTAGTTACACATGAGAGATATATACAAATTGTAATCACCATAGAATCCCTCTTTGCAAAGCATTCATCATACTTAGTACTTTTGGTTATCTGTATTTGTATTTCCATTGACTAGAAAATTGGAAAGTACTTTTGGTTATCTGTCTTTGTATTTCCATTGACTAGAAAATTGGAAACATGGTCAAAGGTATAAATAGCAAGTATGGCAACGTGCAAATATAAATACACAATGTTTAAAATAATTCTCATTTTTTAGCTGTGATTATCGTCCATTTCCATTCCCCATGactgaaagaaaaagaaaatcatatacagggttcaatacatatgccctAGAAAACGACAACATTCTAAATCTTGATTCTTTAAGTCCTCAACCAGACATTCATCATGGAATAATCACATGTCGCTAGACAAAACAAGGTCAAAGGATACTtcgggaaaaaagaaaaagtcaaggTCCAAGCGACATTACCAAATGGACAATGTTCTCATACATGCTGCTTAGGTGCCAAAGTTTAACATAACAAGAGAGAAGCGGCCCCTAAATCTAATGTAATCACATCTTTCACAGTGATCCCAAGTTAAAATAACTGAATTATGCTACAGTAAAGCAGATGGTTTTATCGTTGATCGCTGAAAATATCATAGCATATGCTTCAATGATGGCTGACAGATTAGCTTAACAGGATACTTTACTCAGTAGCAAACATCAATATTAAAGACGCCACTAACAGCATTTTGATTATGCATATCACAGTAAAATAACATAACAAGAGAGAAGTTGCCCCTAAATCTAATGTAGTCACATTTTTCTTAGTATCCCAAGTGAAAATTACTGAACTATGCTACAGCAAAGCAGAAGCTTCAATCACTGATCACTGGAAATATCATATGCTTCAACAATGGCTGACAGATTAGCTTAACAAGATGCTTTACTCAGTGGCAAACATTAATACTAGAGAGTAAAGAGGCCACTAACAGCATTTTGATCATGCATATTAGGGTAAAATGGCTGCTATCTACATTCTCAATCTTTAAACTTTAATCCATGTGCTATTCATGAAGTTTAACACCCACCACAActcaatatattataaattaaaacatgCTACACTAGAAGCACCCATAAGAGACAACGTAAAAAAGACAAGTGGTGTCCCAATAGCGGCGAGCTCCATTATATCTTATCCAATCTGCCCTTCCAAGGACAATCTATTAGCACAACTCATTGTGAATTTCGAACAACATGGACCTTCACGTCTATTTGAAATCAAACTTTATTCACTATGTTCTAGATGTAGGACTACAGAGTAAAGATCAACTTTTTTCCATAATTAATAGTAGCTATAAACGAAGTTAGATGAACAATCCCAAACAGAAAAGAAGAGCAAGAACTAACCTCAACGAACTTCTAATACTCCGCTTAGGAGTTGAATCATCCTCCTTCCGAAAGTACCACTGTGAAATAGTTCCACTGATCACAAACACCTGCGCCTCCACCATTGCAGTAGCAGACCACAACATAGTAAGAATTGCCAATGCGAAATAGGCAGGCACCCAACTATCTTGCTTCCACACACAAGTATATTCTCCCTTGGATTCCCGTGGCACAATCTTCCCATTCAACCTGGAAAACACCAAGAACACAACAATGGGAGCATAATAGACAACCAACCCCAATATCAAACTGGGCAGAACCACGAACAAACCCAGGTTCTTAGAAAGAGCATCAGATGCAACCCCGATTATGCTCACAGTCAGCTCAATTCTATGCCAGTTAGCCACAATTATCCACAAAAGAACCCCAATaaccaaaaacacaaaaaccagCACCAAAATCCTATAAACCATTGGGAAGGAATCGCTACAGGACGAGCTAACCGTGCAGGCCACGAACCAATAAACGTTGAAGAAAATGGGTATCAAAATGAAAAACGGAAGCGAAGCGTAGACGATATGTTTGGTGTAACGCTTGAGCAGCAAGAGCAAGAGGAAGCAAATGGGTACAGTAAAAAGCAGAGTAACCACCAAAGTCCACATCAAATCCTTTAGAAAATGCGAACCAGAAGAAACATTAAACAAAACCCAGTTAGGAGGAGAAGAAACAGAGTCTTTCACGCAAGAAGTGGAGGTGGAATTGTAAACGTAGGAAGAGAGACTGGAGTAATTGGTATTCCGATGGAGGACGGAGAAGATACCGAAACCATATGTGCAGAGGACGAAGATGAGGAAGAGGATTAGAAAAGGTAGGTCCCTAAAAGATCTGGGACCATAATTATAGGAGATCTGGAGGTACAGTGAGGCATCGGATTCAGGTGGATCGCCGTAAGGAGGTGGAACACGAGGTGGGTCGTCATGGGGAGGAGAAGGCTTGGAAAGCAGGGGATGGGAAGGTGAAGAGGAGTCGTAGAGGGAGATGGGTTTCTCGGGTTCTTCGGGATTGCCCATTAGaaatcagagagagagagagagagagagatggaagCTGAGGGTTCGGGGGTTTTAGGATTCAGAGGCAAGAAAGAAAAGTTGACTGTTAAACCAGAGTGGTGGTGCTGGTAGATGATGATGAGACTCGCTGAGTTGGAACTTTTggtcggttttgtttttttaaaatattgtggGCATTatgcttttataaaaaatgtgGGCCCTACGGAGAATAAAATtttgagacttttttttttttttttaaagacactGAAATTAATTGATTAGGGCACCGATACCGTTCGATTATGCGACGTCGAAAGAATTGACCGTTCTGGTTTAATTCAATTTATGTAAttctatgaatttttatttttttttttatgtaactgTGGTGGGAAAATAAGAAAGGGATATTCGTAGTTTGTCTTAAAGGATATCAATCAATTCTCATTCTTTTGgcttaaaactaaaattattacaataaaaacaaaacaagatgAATCGAAAGAGATCTTAGGATACGGAATTATGAATGATTCTGTTTTAATGTCATAAAAGAGAATAATAATCttttatccaaaataaataaataaatttgatgattttaatgcATCTTCAGTTTTAAAAAAACCAAGGAGAATAGTTATGTACTTGCAATCttgttataaattatttatttattttttttcctttttttcagaGTTCTGTATATAATTGGAATCTATACCCAAAGGAATACTCAACCATTAAAATTATCCATGATCGTTATTTAGTTTGTATGGTTTAATTTTGAAACGTCAAACTCTTTTTAAGaaacataaacatttttttttttaatgctccaTTGATGGCCttcatgtttttggtttttaatgcttttaaagaatttaattgATAGTAAGATTTCTAtgatttaaaaaggaaaaaaaaaattaaaagccagttgttgttattgtcattaatactattattattactctGTAACCAAatgaaaaccatttcaaacaGTTTATAAAGCAATTATTATTGATCTTATTctttaaaatatcatatatttaataattacgGACGAAGGAGAAGCTCGTAATCAGTGTTTTTTTGAAAACCACTTGATTTAAGATAAGTACTTCATAGGGCTTAAATCTTAATCATTAAACTCGAATCCAAGGACTTAAAAAAACCTTGATTGATACGAGCCTACGACATAAACACCCAGTCACCCACCATAACATTCCACGTCTTATTTTAAAGTATAATTACTAAGCTTACCTTTCTGAAAAACAGCAAAAAAGCTCAAAATTACAGCTTGCCAGTTCCAGTTCCATGCTAGAAAGTTAGAAACGCTTATTTTATTGATGCATTAGAAGTGGAGGCCAAAGCAATGGTTCTAGCAGGGTAGATCCATTgcctataaattattttgtctaCCCAAAGTTGTGAGACTATAAAGGAACACAAAGAGCATTAAATCACTATTCTTAAGTAGCTTTCAAATTCAATCAAGCATGGCATGAGATGCACATACCTGAGTCTAAATTCTGAACAAGACAAATGTTCTTTGGTTTCTCTACAATGAACATGATTGTATTAATAACAGTCGCTgaatacaccaaaaaaaaaaaaaaaaaaaaaaaacagactaCAATATTTCCAGGAAGAGCCCAAGAACCATGGATcttaaaaatttgtaaaatttcatgGACATGTTACAAAGGGAACAACAGGTGAATCGGACTTCTAAACCCCAtatagaaaaaccaaaaaacaaaatcctaaCCATTGTCAGTCGTCTCATTTTTCTTCATCCCACTTGCTCTTTGGAATCTCTCCCGAGGCAGCAATGATTACCTTCTTTCTGGGTTTTCCACTATAGGTTCCAGCTCCCCCTTCAATTGCAAACACAGTATCCATGCCTTGAATTACCTTGCCAAAGATAACATGTTCCCCATCCAACCTGAAAAGACAACACACATTATTACAGACGACCCTGAGGACCGAGACATGCATAAAAGAAGAAGCTAATTAAGAAATCCAGAATAATATGAGCCGCTCATCCTGATAAATTTTTACGTAAGTATCCAATGCATGATTAAAAGAACGAGATGATAGAAGCCAAAGAAGGTTCACGATGCCCTATACTAATCATTCATATGTCCACATACCAAAAATGAACATTCTAAACAGGCACACACAAGCAAGTTGAAATATGATTGGTACTAGAAATATAGATCCCTGCATTATGCATATAATATTTGGCATGTCGAGattaatctaataaattaatgCCAGAGGAACTTTGAATTGTAGTCTTGTTAAATGGTAATAGGCAAGAGAAGATTGTTGAACAAGCACTTGagatttttcaaaaaccaaaacaGGTAAGTTAGGTTTACAGCCATATTGATCAGAAATTTATGTAGGACCAACAAATGATGCTTTTGTTTAGTATAGCTTACCAGCTGGCCTTGACCGTTGTGATGAAAAACTGTGAGCCATTAGAATTGGGTCCTTTGTTCACCATGGCAACAACACCTGCACAAGATGCTTAGatttaagaaggaaaaaaagagagactAACAATGACCAAAAAGAAAACTTGCATAACACAGCAAAAATTTATAGTTAACTACCTGCATGTGAATGTTTTATCCTGAAATTCTCATCTGGAAAGGCGCCATCATATATAGATTCATAACCCCTACCATCACCATAAACAATATCTCCACCTTGAATCATGAAACCAGATATTATACGATGAAATGGTACTCCTTTGTAGTGGAGTGCTATCCCAGCAGCACTTTTGCCTTTCTCACCTACATTTAAGTGCAAGTCGCACCAAGCACGTCGACAATAACAACATCTATTAGTGGTGATCCATGTAATGGGTTTAACTTAATATGACCATTAGGAAGCATGATGCAATTACCTGTGCATAACGCCCTAAAATtttctgcaaaaaataaaagtgaggCAACTATGTCATAACAGAACAAGCATAGTTGTAATACAAAATGTTTAATGCAATttgaaatgtaataaaattatttccaaaacctaaacaaattaagaaaaacagagacagagacagagagagggggaaaaaaaaaaaagaaggagggGGGGGGTGGGGTTTCAGTGAAACATCCATATTCAAAATGTCACATGGATGGAAGTGAAAGAACGACACTGCCATAGGAGTGTGCAGCATCACCGATTGTGTGCGCTCAGTGCTCACACATACTTCTCTATATGGCGCTAGTAAGAACAGAGCATTGAAAACATACAGCCAACAATAATTAAGAACATCATGCTTGGATATGTGAAGAAAAGCTTGCTTCATGCTTATCTTATCTAATAGTGTACATGACCAATCACAAATGTAATTCACCCTAGACTACAGAGACTGTTCAGTTGAATTAAAAATGAAGTCAGATTTTGTCAGGCCACAATTCCCTAACAAATGGGCAACAAAATGAGACTAATTAAGTTTTCTAAGATCCTGACAGTAAGGAAATAATACAGATTAGATACATACCAACAGTTTTTGGTACAACCTGCCCATATAATCCAATCACAATTCGTCCTGCAATAAGAAAGGTGTATACTGGAAGTTAACTGCAGATACAAAAGAGGAATAAATATCAGACTCCATAGTGTTACCTAACCACCTAATAATGTATTTCACTAAACCACTGGTATTTTTCCTATCAAACAAACCATAACATATTCTAAAATGGTTTGGATATTCATCAAATTGGCCTAAACCTGGAcgttaattattttgttcagcAAAACTTCTGGCCCTGGAGCAGCACAACTCCTTTGGACAATGGGGGCATGTCCTCCAAAGGCTAAAGGTCATATCTAGAAACAAATGCATCATAATAATTTTCAGAAAGGTAGTTCATGTAACAGTGTGGATGTAAAAGCTGTACCTACATGTTGTCGATCAATATCAACATCCAGGTATACTCTGTGAGTAATTTCTGGCACCTCTTCCACTTTTTCCTCATCCTATTCAAGTTGAAAAGAGTAACTCAATATTTTTGTAGATACTTTTTCATGGAAGGagtaaataaattatcaatcaaaCAATAAAACTACACGAAGATGCTGTGGAAATAGAAGGAAAATAACTATTCAACTCTCAAGCAGCCTGACTTTGTCAGTTACTACTCCTCATAGCCACATAATATGTTGTTGACTATTGAATTTCCTAATTTTATCCCCAGAATACTGCTTTAAATTTGGTTTCCACATATCAAACACCGAAAGTAACAACTCCATTACGACAAGTTTTCAGTAACAATCCAAGGGGGCTTTGAATATGTGAAAAGAACTGACAGATATATACATCCTCACAACCAAAAAGTAAGACCATATCAGAATTCTTACAACTCATGACAAAGGACAATAATCACAAGCAATTGGGTAAGAAGACATTCATGTTAAGTAACTGGAGTttgcaaataaaaacaaattcaagTTGATAAGCCAgttaaatttgtcaaaaatgttTCATTAACTACTTTTTCGGAACGATATCTCACTAAAGGCATTTGGCTAAGAAACACTTGTGcaaatttaactaatttttcTGATACTGCTTCCATAGGAAATACATATCAGCAACACATCACCAAGAACCAGGACACTTCCCACCCATTCTAGCGCTTTTAGCAAATTTGGAACCATATAATTCACACCCTTAAGTACTTTCCCTCAAAGAAGCATTTACATTCCTGATTTTTATACTCATTCTTTAAATGGAAGATGAACTAAACAGACCAGAGCAGCATCTAGCTTCAAACAACCCTGCCTAACCAACCATAttcataaatttctttatttaattttttgttttttcaatcgGACATCAGATATACGAACCCAAAAATTCGAAGAAATGGAGCTAGAACGCAATGGTACTCATCGGTTAAGAAACCGAGATTCTTACAGTCACAGTCAATCAACCGAACGAAAGAATTCTTGTGGTATGAATCAGACATAAACATCTGAGCACCCTCGCTCAAATGTTTAACCAGTATAGAGAGATTTGATGCAATAACAACAACCAAAACCCTGTTTTACTAACCCCAAGATTATCCTCATTCGTTAGAACATGTGGGACTAAGTAAAACTCATACCGACCAACTCCTAAATTCCAAATTCAAATGTTCCCAATGCCGCCACAATAAGAAACTCCAACCAAAATCCCAAAAGCCACGCACAAAACCCAATCCAATCACAGCATTTCAGATAACCcaagaaacaaaatcaaaagaaaacccaaaaaccacccaaaaaaaatttcacaaccaGATAGATCTCTGGAAACATAATTTATACGAAAAGTTTAACGAGgaagagcgagagagagagggggaaaaGCGTACACGTCTAGGGCTGGAGAGGGTGAAGATGAGGAAAATGGAGAGGACGACCAAGAGCAGAAGGCAACGCGGCTGAATCAGAAACGAGATTTCTCGACGCATGGTTTTGGGTTTGTCTCTTCCTCAGAAATCTCTCTCAAAATTACAAAAGCCTAATCAACAAAAGCATCTCTTATCTAAATCCACCTTCTTCATTCTCCATCGCAAATCAATCAAACACTCCTAACCAAATTTCCTCCACTGTCACACTCACTGCCCTCCTGCATTCTCTGACTCTGTTTTAAACGgcgaaaatttttatttcattttattattttaatcaagtaattaaaagtaaaattagaaGCACAATTGTAGAGCTTttgtgttaaaaaataatatatatatatatatatatatatacactattaGACTTAAAAATCTTCTTCTCTCCGAGCCAAGGCCAAGCTGAGATTTGGCGAAAGTGGGGAACTCTATTCTGCTTTTTTATGTACCTTGTATACAATGTTGCGCCATCATCACCTATCTGGGCTTAAACTTTTTGGGTTAGAATTTGTAAATACGGCCCGCTTAACCCAGTTCAAGCCCGCACTTTTAGACTTTGgacattatataatttatattttgattcccaaaaaaaaaaaattaaataaatatttaaatggaaCTACATTTATAtgcatttaattaaatttacccttctaaaatacagtaaaaaaaaaaaaatccattttagatgcataatattaatttaaatggatactttaaattgaattgaaatgAATGAAAACCAATTGAATATGCATTGATAACAACAATCAaccaaaatggtttttgaattgATTAGAATGGAGTCAATATATTACTGCTTATATTATAGGAGCAATTTGAACACTTTTGTAACTTATGAAGCAAAATCAacctttattttggtaaatcataagtagtcattaataataagattattaaatttagtcattgatataagaaaataaaaagtaataaatcaCAGGGATGTTCTTTTACAATTCCAATTCAGCTAATATATATTGCCCGTCTATGTCGTTTTCACTAAATAGCATTTATTCTTTTACATTTTGGTTTTgtgtttcaaatttgataaatttcttttatgcttattctttttttttccaaaaaaaaataaaaaatggtaaattGATAATGGATGGAGTGTATACAGACCTTTTTCCCCATTGTAATTTGCAAGTAGAATTTctccaaaacatatataaagaaACGCTCTGAAAAATTTGAGAGAGACATGGGAAGTCCTCCAAAGACTAGCAGTAGGGAAGGCTATCCAGCCTATCCCTCTCATTTTCTCATACACTTTGAACCTGTTTAGAAGGATTTTTAAGAAGCTAAAAGcaatttttgagattgaaaaTCTGCTTCta
This genomic interval carries:
- the LOC107427518 gene encoding uncharacterized protein LOC107427518, with the translated sequence MGNPEEPEKPISLYDSSSPSHPLLSKPSPPHDDPPRVPPPYGDPPESDASLYLQISYNYGPRSFRDLPFLILFLIFVLCTYGFGIFSVLHRNTNYSSLSSYVYNSTSTSCVKDSVSSPPNWVLFNVSSGSHFLKDLMWTLVVTLLFTVPICFLLLLLLKRYTKHIVYASLPFFILIPIFFNVYWFVACTVSSSCSDSFPMVYRILVLVFVFLVIGVLLWIIVANWHRIELTVSIIGVASDALSKNLGLFVVLPSLILGLVVYYAPIVVFLVFSRLNGKIVPRESKGEYTCVWKQDSWVPAYFALAILTMLWSATAMVEAQVFVISGTISQWYFRKEDDSTPKRSIRSSLRNAFGPSSGTVCLSGLLICVVRMVRAVVDTARQEEVPGIVNLVLRCCVNVLLSAIDFLNKFTINFAAITGEAYCSSARMTYELLKRNLLSAVFVETISTRLLGGIVFVVSAIYAIAVCAVLNAVSDLGLESYFVALLAWALLILVLAFFVHMMDNVIDTVYVCYAIDRDRGEVCKQEVHEVYVHLPISRNHRSNVVTRTLGV
- the LOC107427495 gene encoding 26S proteasome non-ATPase regulatory subunit 4 homolog; the protein is MVLEATMICIDNSEWMRNGDYSPSRFQAQADAVNLICGAKTQSNPENTVGILTMAGKGVRVLATPTPDLGKILACMHGLEMGGEMNIAAGIQVAQLALKHRQNKNQQQRIIVFAGSPVNYDKKMLEMIGKKLKKNSVALDIVDFGEDDDGKSDKLEALLGAVNNNDSSHIVHVPAGQSALSDVLISTPVFTGDGDGGSGFAAAAAAAAVGGASGFDFGVDPNLDPELALALRVSMEEERARQEAAAKRAAEDASRQEKGEEPSSKAEDATMSDANVSAPEENKKITNDGDANALLKQALQMSMNISGSSHSVGDAEMLDTTSEDQELALALQMSMQESTSNPSSQADESKVLEDQSFVSSVLASLPGVDPNDPAVKDILAALQNQSESQQKKSEDEQKKSEDEPSNENK
- the LOC107427505 gene encoding peptidyl-prolyl cis-trans isomerase CYP21-1; translated protein: MRREISFLIQPRCLLLLVVLSIFLIFTLSSPRRDEEKVEEVPEITHRVYLDVDIDRQHVGRIVIGLYGQVVPKTVENFRALCTGEKGKSAAGIALHYKGVPFHRIISGFMIQGGDIVYGDGRGYESIYDGAFPDENFRIKHSHAGVVAMVNKGPNSNGSQFFITTVKASWLDGEHVIFGKVIQGMDTVFAIEGGAGTYSGKPRKKVIIAASGEIPKSKWDEEK